Proteins encoded within one genomic window of Bombina bombina isolate aBomBom1 chromosome 1, aBomBom1.pri, whole genome shotgun sequence:
- the CKB gene encoding creatine kinase B-type: MPFGNTHNSQKLKYPVEAEFPDLSVHNNHMSKVLTPELYKKLREKQTPSGFTLDDVIQTGVDNPGHPYIMTVGCVTGDEECYDVFKELLDPIIEDRHGGYKPTDQHKTDLNPENLKGGDDLDPNYVISSRVRTGRSIRGFCLPPHCSRGERRAIEKLSVEALASLDGDLKGKYYALKNMTDEEQQQLIDDHFLFDKPVSPLLLASGMARDWPDARGIWHNNNKTFLVWINEEDHLRVISMQKGGNMKEVFNRFCTGLTKIETLFKNKGYQFMWNQHLGYILTCPSNLGTGLRAGVHVKLPKLSKNEKFAEILKRLRLQKRGTGGVDTAAVGGVFDVSNADRLGFSEVELVQMVVDGVKLLIEMEKRLEKGECINDLIPSQK; encoded by the exons ATGCCTTTTGGTAACACCCACAACTCGCAGAAGTTGAAGTACCCTGTGGAAGCGGAGTTTCCAGATTTGAGTGTCCACAACAATCATATGTCCAAGGTGCTTACCCCAGAACTGTACAAGAAGCTGAGGGAGAAACAAACTCCTAGTGGATTTACCTTGGATGATGTCATTCAAACTGGTGTTGATAACCCAG GCCATCCCTATATCATGACAGTGGGATGCGTCACTGGTGATGAAGAATGCTACGATGTTTTTAAGGAGCTCCTTGACCCAATTATTGAAGACAGACATGGAGGTTACAAGCCAACAGACCAACATAAGACTGACTTGAATCCTGAGAACCTAAAG GGTGGAGATGACTTGGACCCAAATTACGTCATTAGCTCCCGTGTTAGAACTGGAAGGAGTATTCGTGGTTTTTGCCTTCCCCCTCACTGTAGCCGTGGAGAAAGGCGTGCCATTGAGAAGCTGTCAGTGGAAG CTCTTGCCAGCTTGGATGGAGACTTGAAAGGAAAATATTACGCACTCAAAAATATGACTGATGAAGAGCAGCAGCAACTCATCGATGACCACTTCCTATTTGATAAGCCAGTTTCTCCTCTGCTGTTGGCCTCTGGGATGGCCCGGGATTGGCCTGATGCCAGAGGGATCTG GCATAACAATAACAAAACATTCCTTGTGTGGATCAATGAAGAAGACCACTTGCGTGTCATCTCTATGCAGAAAGGTGGTAACATGAAGGAGGTGTTCAACAGATTTTGCACCGGACTTACAAAG attgaAACCCTCTTCAAGAACAAAGGCTACCAATTTATGTGGAATCAACATCTTGGGTATATCTTGACTTGCCCATCCAACCTTGGAACTGGTCTCCGTGCTGGAGTTCATGTTAAGTTGCCAAAACTGAGCAAAAACGAGAAGTTTGCAGAGATTCTCAAGAGGCTTAGACTTCAAAAGAGAGGAACAG GTGGTGTAGATACTGCAGCTGTTGGAGGGGTTTTTGATGTGTCAAATGCTGACCGTCTGGGATTCTCTGAAGTGGAACTGGTGCAGATGGTGGTTGATGGTGTTAAGCTCTTAATTGAAATGGAAAAGCGTCTGGAGAAAGGAGAATGCATTAATGACCTGATCCCATCACAGAAATAA